A single window of Calliopsis andreniformis isolate RMS-2024a unplaced genomic scaffold, iyCalAndr_principal scaffold0031, whole genome shotgun sequence DNA harbors:
- the LOC143187447 gene encoding uncharacterized protein LOC143187447 — protein sequence MTTMSKHTITTIIQSKTSNYNRTLTFLTIPAISSLIPDQPIDRTQIKIPKNLQLADPTFHIPAPIDLLLGSGVALSLLSVGQLNLSPPCGPDLFLQKTRLGWIIGGSAPVSKPTRDIACHTVTTIQDDLARFWELEDGPQIQRLSEAERRCEEHFQRNVRRNADGRYVVALPFNDKLSQLGESKSRALKRFTSLERKLQNDQNQCREYQSVLNEYLDLGHMSKLQDIDEIGDGYYLPHHGVTKVASDTTKLRVVFDGSAATTTGISLNDTLHVGPKIQQDLLHILLRFRGHRYALIGDIEKMYRQFIVRPEDRKYQRIIWRDSNGNLKTYELNTVTFGLSAAPYLAIRCLSQLAQDEGHRFPNAAQILKRDFYVDDLITGASTTGEALALRDQMIQLLKSAGLHIRQWASNHKPLLHGLPEEHINKTLHLGESSTIKTLGVFWESTDDEIRYSVKDIQSTRSITKRSISSVIARIYDPLGLLGPVIILAKILLQKIWAMKIDWDESLPMTIHTEWLQYCTQLPLLNNVTFNRKTIINDSVHIELHSFCDASERAYGACIYIRSRDANDRYQVELLFAKSKVTPLKTQSIPRLELCGALILSSLVATAQKALPFNVNPNRVSEIQNKTNITNWRHVPTADNPADLISRGQSPEEFLRPSIWHHGPKWLNNDETHWPSGNMPCLASLPEQKTIICLTTTIPDIGIIERFSSWGKLIRIVARCFRWKRKNTATEELTASELKYAHDVMIKLIQRVHFPEEVKNLSTGNGHTLKGRIQRLNPFIDRDGLLRVEGRLKNSLMPFNQRHPIILPKTRATALIIENEHRAQLHAGTQATLYAIRRRYWPIDGRNQVWKVIKNCIRCCRAQPPPVDYIMGDLPVARVTESRPFTHVGVDYCGPFYIKERKHRNRSRVKVYVAVFVCLAVKAVHLELVSDLSTEAFIAALKRFIARRGFCANLYSDNGSNFIGANNELRELRSLLQSDDHQRKLTTFLADHCINWNFIPPLTPHFGGLWEAAVKSFKYHLKRVAGAELFTFENFNTLIIEIEAILNSRPLTPMSSVPNDLLVLTPGHFLIGDSLTSLREHDFRDVPANRLSSWQHIQKVKQHFWTRWHREYLNELTTRSKWTKGTHPIKKGTIVLLREDNVPSLHWPLGRVIKVYPGADGIVRAVTVKTATSTLDRSVKRLVPLPNHADEAEQND from the exons ATGACGACTATGTCCAAACAcacaataacaacaataatacaaTCAAAAACCAGCAATTATAACCGGACATTGACGTTTCTgacaataccagccatatcctccTTGATTCCGGACCAACCCATTGACCGCACGCAGATAAAAATTCCGAAAAACTTACAATTGGCAGATCCAACATTCCACATACCAGCACCGATTgacttattattaggatcaggaGTGGCACTGTCCTTATTAAGCGTCGGACAATTAAATCTATCACCTCCCTGCGGTCCAGACTTGTTTTTGCAAAAAACTAGATTGGGGTGGATTATCGGGGGGAGTGCCCCAGTTTCCAAACCCACGCGAGACATTGCTTGTCATACGGTCACTACTATACAGGACGATTTGGCGCGATTTTGGGAGTTAGAAGACGGACCCCAGATTCAACGTCTTTCAGAAGCCGAACGGAGATGTGAGGAGCATTTCCAACGGAACGTACGAAGGAATGCCGACGGCAGATACGTAGTGGCACTTCCATTCAACGACAAATTGTCTCAACTTGGAGAATCAAAATCAAGGGCCTTAAAACGTTTCACGTCATTGGAACGGAAGCTTCAGAACGATCAAAATCAGTGCCGGGAGTATCAATCGgtgttaaatgaatatttggacTTAGGACACATGTCGAAGCTGCAAGATATCGATGAGATAGGTGACGGGTACTATTTACCTCATCATGGAGTCACGAAGGTTGCTAGTGACACCACGAAATTGCGGGTTGTATTTGATGGTtccgcagcaacaacaacaggcATCTCACTCAACGACACTCTACACGTCGGACCCAAAATTCAACAAGATTTACTACATATTCTGCTTAGATTTCGAGGTCATCGTTATGCATTGATCGGCGACATTGAGAAAATGTACCGTCAATTTATTGTTCGTCCGGAAGATCGGAAATACCAAAGGATCATTTGGCGCGATTCTAAtggaaatttaaaaacttaTGAATTAAATACAGTCACCTTTGGATTATCCGCAGCACCATATTTGGCTATTCGCTGTCTCTCACAATTGGCCCAGGATGAAGGACATCGATTTCCCAACGCGGCTCAGATTCTGAAACGAGACTTTTACGTTGACGATCTAATTACAGGAGCATCAACCACTGGAGAAGCGTTAGCCTTGCGCGACCAGATGATCCAACTATTGAAGTCAGCGGGATTACACATACGACAGTGGGCATCAAATCATAAACCACTCTTACATGGATTACCCGAAGAACACATTAACAAGACGCTTCACCTGGGGGAGTCGTCTACTATAAAGACTTTGGGAGTTTTTTGGGAATCCACCGATGACGAAATCCGATATTCCGTGAAGGATATCCAATCAACAAGGTCCATCACCAAGCGATCCATTAGTTCAGTCATTGCTAGAATTTACGATCCATTAGGTCTCCTCGGACCTGTTATTATACTAGCTAAGATTCTGCTACAGAAGATCTGGGCTATGAAGATCGACTGGGATGAGTCGTTGCCAATGACCATACATACTGAATGGTTGCAATATTGTACTCAGTTGCCGCTCCTAAACAATGTCACATTCAACAGAAAGACAATCATCAACGATTCTGTACATATCGAGCTACACAGTTTCTGCGATGCCAGCGAACGAGCATACGGAGCTTGTATCTACATCCGATCAAGAGATGCAAACGATCGCTACCAGGTGGAACTCCTATTCGCAAAATCAAAAGTAACTCCACTGAAGACTCAGTCAATTCCGCGACTGGAATTATGCGGAGCATTAATACTTTCTTCATTGGTCGCTACAGCACAGAAAGCTTTACCGTTCAACGTAAACC CTAACAGAGTATccgagatacaaaataaaacaaacatCACTAATTGGCGACACGTTCCAACTGCAGACAACCCAGCAGACCTTATCTCCAGAGGTCAATCACCTGAAGAGTTCTTGCGACCATCGATATGGCACCATGGACCAAAATGGTTAAATAACGATGAAACACATTGGCCATCCGGAAATATGCCGTGTTTAGCCAGTCTTCCCGAACAGAAAACCATCATATGTTTAACAACAACCATTCCCGATATTGGAATTATTGAACGATTCTCCTCATGGGGGAAATTAATTAGAATCGTCGCACGCTGCTTTCGATGGAAACGAAAGAATACGGCAACAGAAGAGCTCACAGCATCGGAGTTGAAATATGCTCATGATGTTATGATCAAGCTAATACAGCGAGTTCACTTTCCCGAAGAAGTGAAGAATCTATCAAcaggaaatggccataccttaaaAGGCAGAATACAACGTCTAAATCCATTTATAGATCGCGATGGGCTTCTGCGAGTCGAAGGCCggttaaaaaattcattaatgCCATTCAATCAACGGCATCCAATCATTCTTCCAAAAACGCGAGCCACCGCACTCATTATCGAAAATGAGCACCGTGCGCAATTACATGCAGGTACTCAGGCAACCCTGTATGCTATCAGACGACGGTATTGGCCTATTGATGGCAGAAATCAGGTGTGGAAGGTTATCAAGAATTGCATCCGCTGCTGCCGGGCTCAACCGCCACCCGTGGATTATATTATGGGTGACCTACCGGTAGCTAGAGTCACAGAATCTCGGCCATTCACACACGTGGGAGTCGACTACTGCGGGCCATTCTACATTAAGGAGCGAAAACACCGAAACCGCAGTCGGGTCAAGGTATATGTGGCAGTTTTCGTTTGTCTTGCTGTAAAGGCCGTACATTTGGAGCTTGTCAGCGATTTATCCACCGAGGCATTTATTGCCGCTCTTAAACGGTTCATCGCGAGAAGAGGGTTTTGTGCAAACCTGTATTCGGACAATGGTTCAAACTTCATTGGGGCAAATAATGAATTGCGTGAACTGCGTTCATTGCTACAATCAGACGATCATCAAAGAAAATTAACTACGTTCCTCGCTGATCATTGCATCAATTGGAATTTCATTCCTCCATTGACACCTCATTTTGGAGGACTTTGGGAAGCAGCAGTAAAGTCGTTTAAATATCATTTAAAACGTGTAGCAGGCGCGGAACTTTTCACATTCGAAAATTTCAATACCTTGATAATTGAAATTGAAGCCATTTTAAATTCTCGACCGCTTACCCCAATGTCCTCTGTTCCGAATGACCTTCTGGTCCTCACTCCCGGTCATTTCTTAATCGGTGATTCATTAACAAGTCTGCGTGAGCATGATTTCAGAGACGTTCCAGCAAATCGTTTATCCAGCTGGCAACACATCCAGAAGGTGAAGCAGCACTTCTGGACTAGATGGCATCGAGAGTACCTGAATGAATTGACCACTCGCAGCAAATGGACCAAAGGAACTCATCCGATAAAGAAAGGCACAATCGTCCTGCTCAGGGAAGACAACGTTCCATCTCTACACTGGCCCCTTGGCAGAGTCATCAAGGTCTATCCAGGTGCTGATGGCATCGTTAGAGCTGTCACAGTTAAAACCGCCACCAGTACACTGGATCGAAGCGTAAAACGACTGGTACCCCTGCCCAATCATGCAGACGAGGCTGAGCAGAACGATTAa